In one window of Streptomyces griseus subsp. griseus DNA:
- a CDS encoding MFS transporter yields MSTGTAGTTDPAGNPPGDGPAAARKREQRGWYFYDFACSVYSTSVLTVFLGPYLTSIAKAAAGPDGFVHPLGIPVRAGSLFAYSVSASIVVAVVLMPIVGAAADRTGRKKPLLAAAAYTGAAATAGMFFLDGHRYLLGAFLLIVANASISVSMVLYNAYLPQIAEPEERDAVSSRGWAFGYTSGALVLVLNLILYTGHESFGLAESDAVRICLASAGVWWGAFTLVPLRRLRDRRVAPDGEGAVGSGWKQLRATLKDMRRHPLTLSFLLAYLVYNDGIQTVISQASLYGSEELGLDQTTLIVAVLLVQILAVAGALGMGRLARVYGAKRTILGSLVVWTAILVSAYVLPADAPVFFFVLAAAIGLVLGGSQALSRSLFSHLVPRGKEAEYFSAYEMSDRGLSWLGPLVFGLAYQLTGSYREAIISLIVFFALGAVLLARVPVRRAITAAGNPVPERI; encoded by the coding sequence TTGAGCACCGGAACCGCAGGAACGACAGATCCGGCCGGAAATCCGCCGGGCGACGGGCCGGCGGCGGCCCGCAAGCGCGAGCAGCGCGGCTGGTACTTCTACGACTTCGCCTGCTCCGTCTACTCCACCAGCGTGCTGACCGTCTTCCTCGGCCCGTATCTGACGTCGATCGCCAAGGCCGCGGCCGGCCCCGACGGCTTCGTCCACCCGCTGGGCATACCGGTGCGCGCGGGCTCGCTGTTCGCGTACTCCGTCTCGGCCTCCATCGTGGTGGCCGTCGTCCTGATGCCGATCGTGGGCGCGGCGGCGGACCGTACGGGCCGTAAGAAGCCGCTGCTCGCGGCGGCCGCCTATACGGGTGCCGCGGCGACAGCGGGGATGTTCTTCCTGGACGGCCACCGCTACCTGCTGGGCGCGTTCCTGCTGATCGTGGCGAACGCGTCGATCTCCGTGTCGATGGTCCTGTACAACGCCTATCTGCCGCAGATCGCCGAGCCGGAGGAGCGCGACGCGGTCTCCTCGCGCGGCTGGGCCTTCGGCTACACCTCGGGCGCGCTGGTGCTCGTTCTCAACCTGATCCTGTACACCGGCCACGAGTCCTTCGGTCTCGCGGAGTCCGACGCGGTACGGATCTGCCTGGCGTCGGCGGGTGTGTGGTGGGGCGCGTTCACCCTCGTACCGCTGCGCAGGCTGCGCGACCGCCGGGTGGCACCGGACGGCGAGGGGGCGGTGGGTTCGGGCTGGAAACAGCTGAGAGCGACCCTGAAGGACATGCGGCGCCACCCGCTGACGCTCTCGTTCCTGCTCGCCTACCTGGTCTACAACGACGGCATCCAGACGGTGATCTCCCAGGCCTCGCTGTACGGCTCCGAGGAGCTGGGCCTCGACCAGACGACCCTGATCGTCGCCGTGCTGCTGGTGCAGATCCTGGCGGTGGCGGGGGCGCTCGGCATGGGCCGGCTCGCCCGGGTGTACGGCGCCAAGCGCACGATCCTGGGCTCGCTGGTCGTCTGGACCGCGATCCTGGTCTCCGCCTATGTGCTGCCGGCCGACGCGCCCGTCTTCTTCTTCGTTCTCGCGGCGGCCATCGGGCTGGTGCTGGGCGGCAGCCAGGCGCTGTCCCGCTCGCTCTTCTCCCATCTGGTGCCGCGCGGCAAGGAGGCCGAATACTTCTCGGCGTACGAGATGAGCGACCGCGGTCTGAGCTGGCTGGGGCCCCTGGTGTTCGGTCTGGCGTACCAGCTGACCGGCAGCTACCGGGAGGCGATCATCTCGCTGATCGTGTTCTTCGCCCTCGGCGCGGTGCTGCTCGCGCGGGTGCCCGTACGGCGTGCGATCACGGCCGCGGGCAATCCCGTGCCGGAGCGGATTTAG
- a CDS encoding glycerophosphodiester phosphodiesterase, which produces MKPSRHPYLDHATPIAFAHRGGAADGVENTAAAFRRAAAAGYRYFETDVHTTADGRLVAFHDSTLDRVTDATGRISALPWSEVRRARVGGTEPLPLFEELLEEFLEARWNVDVKAEPALAPLLELIRRTDAWDRVCVGSFSEARVARAHRLAGPRLATSYGVRGVLGLRLRSYGIPAPLRAGAVCAQVPERQSGIPVVDARFLRTAHALGLQVHVWTVNEPERMAALLDLGVDGIMTDHIETLRTVLSERGAWA; this is translated from the coding sequence GTGAAACCGAGCCGCCACCCCTATCTGGATCACGCGACACCCATTGCCTTCGCCCATCGCGGCGGTGCGGCGGACGGGGTGGAGAACACCGCGGCCGCCTTCCGCCGGGCGGCCGCAGCGGGCTACCGCTACTTCGAGACCGACGTCCACACCACGGCGGACGGCCGTCTCGTCGCCTTCCACGACTCCACGCTGGACCGGGTCACCGACGCCACGGGCCGGATCTCGGCGCTGCCCTGGAGCGAGGTGCGCCGCGCCAGGGTCGGGGGAACCGAGCCCCTCCCCCTCTTCGAGGAACTGCTGGAGGAGTTCCTCGAGGCCCGCTGGAACGTGGACGTCAAGGCGGAACCGGCCCTGGCACCCCTCCTGGAGCTGATCCGCAGGACGGACGCCTGGGACCGGGTCTGCGTCGGTTCGTTCTCCGAGGCCCGGGTGGCCCGCGCGCACCGTCTGGCGGGCCCGCGCCTGGCCACCTCGTACGGCGTGCGCGGCGTCCTGGGGCTACGGCTGCGCTCGTACGGGATCCCGGCCCCGCTGCGGGCGGGCGCGGTCTGCGCGCAGGTCCCCGAGCGGCAGAGCGGCATCCCGGTGGTCGACGCCCGCTTCCTCCGTACGGCGCACGCGCTCGGGCTCCAGGTGCACGTCTGGACGGTCAACGAGCCCGAACGGATGGCGGCACTCCTGGACCTCGGGGTGGATGGCATCATGACCGATCACATCGAGACGCTGCGTACGGTGCTGAGCGAGCGAGGGGCCTGGGCCTGA
- a CDS encoding YczE/YyaS/YitT family protein has protein sequence MSSTSARGTTHLPRRLVQLYAGLTLYGASSALLVRAELGLEPWGVLHQGLTELTGISIGVVSIIVGAIVLLLWIPLRQRPGLGTVSNVFVVGLAMDGTLALVGDIDGYGLRIPVMVLGIALNGVATGLYIAARFGPGPRDGLMTGLHRVTGRSIRLVRTAIEVAVVVTGFLLGGSLGAGTVLYALAIGPLAQLFLRVFGLPAPATPPVTPATPAGPGPVATPPSGQAILPQ, from the coding sequence GTGTCCAGCACCTCCGCCCGTGGCACCACCCACCTCCCCCGGCGGCTGGTCCAGCTGTACGCGGGTCTGACGCTGTACGGGGCGAGTTCGGCGCTCCTCGTCCGCGCGGAACTCGGTCTGGAGCCGTGGGGCGTCCTGCACCAGGGCCTCACCGAGCTGACCGGCATCTCGATCGGCGTCGTCTCGATCATCGTCGGCGCGATCGTGCTGCTGCTGTGGATACCGCTGCGGCAGCGCCCCGGGCTCGGCACCGTCTCCAACGTCTTCGTGGTCGGCCTGGCCATGGACGGCACGCTCGCCCTCGTCGGCGACATCGACGGCTACGGGCTCCGCATCCCGGTGATGGTCCTGGGCATCGCGCTGAACGGGGTGGCGACCGGGCTCTACATCGCGGCCCGCTTCGGCCCCGGTCCGCGCGACGGGCTGATGACCGGGCTCCACCGGGTCACGGGCCGCTCCATCCGGCTGGTCCGTACGGCGATCGAGGTGGCCGTCGTCGTCACCGGCTTCCTGCTGGGCGGCTCACTGGGGGCCGGTACGGTCCTGTACGCCCTGGCGATCGGGCCGCTGGCCCAGCTCTTCCTGCGGGTCTTCGGACTTCCCGCACCCGCCACGCCGCCGGTCACCCCCGCGACTCCCGCCGGACCGGGCCCCGTTGCCACCCCTCCATCCGGGCAGGCCATACTGCCGCAGTGA